The following coding sequences lie in one Bryobacter aggregatus MPL3 genomic window:
- a CDS encoding lipopolysaccharide biosynthesis protein gives MSTELHERKSRLDTAFIHGMGWTAGAKWLTQGLTWVSVIVVARLLSPSDFGISDMAGLVTVMMTFLAEFGIGTAVLQIREMDRRTLAQLNTLSLLLGLAAILLSVLVAPLGAWFFHLPALAPLIAWNSLGFLPTAIQAIPSGLLQKDLDYRRLSIIEAAQAVVQAVVIMLCAFLGFAYWSFVISATTGRCVAAGLSYYWRPVSFSWPRRSEIGAAMRFGIEVAVQRIATTISASSDTIIVGRILGSAPLGAYRLAINLSSAPVDKLAMLIMRVTGPLFASLQDDKPLMRRYFLIFSDLLALVLCPLMSGFIITAPDVIALTLGPKWDAVVGPSQWLAAYIGIRSLGILMNQILTSLHRTGFLMRLSIVGFAVMPVVFYFASPYGTSAVAAGWVLTAPITLFPMIPQVLRALDCSVWTYLRVLLPSFAAMSVMTLAVLAVQMKIPGDWPPLWRLIAAVASGAVVYVSVIFAIHHTRIWQYIQFLKQLRSRNSASIVRA, from the coding sequence ATGTCTACGGAACTGCACGAACGCAAGTCGCGGCTGGATACGGCGTTTATTCATGGCATGGGTTGGACAGCAGGCGCCAAATGGCTGACGCAGGGTTTGACCTGGGTGTCGGTGATCGTTGTGGCGCGACTCCTGTCGCCCTCGGATTTTGGGATTTCCGATATGGCTGGTCTGGTCACGGTGATGATGACTTTTCTGGCGGAATTCGGTATTGGAACAGCCGTTTTGCAGATTCGGGAGATGGACCGGCGTACTCTCGCGCAGCTCAACACCCTTTCGCTGCTCTTAGGATTAGCCGCCATTCTGTTATCCGTATTGGTGGCCCCGTTGGGGGCCTGGTTCTTTCATCTGCCTGCCCTGGCACCCTTGATTGCGTGGAACAGCCTAGGATTTTTACCTACTGCGATCCAAGCCATCCCCTCCGGTCTGCTCCAGAAAGACTTGGATTATCGCCGCCTCTCGATCATTGAGGCGGCCCAGGCAGTCGTCCAAGCCGTGGTGATTATGCTCTGCGCGTTCCTCGGATTTGCCTACTGGTCGTTTGTTATCTCTGCGACAACGGGCCGGTGTGTGGCTGCTGGATTGTCCTATTACTGGAGACCGGTTTCCTTTAGTTGGCCTCGACGAAGCGAGATCGGTGCAGCCATGCGTTTTGGAATCGAGGTTGCAGTGCAACGCATTGCTACGACGATCAGCGCTTCTAGCGACACCATTATTGTGGGGCGCATTCTGGGGAGCGCTCCTCTTGGCGCCTACCGCTTGGCGATTAACCTATCGAGCGCCCCGGTGGACAAACTGGCAATGCTCATCATGAGGGTGACCGGGCCGCTGTTTGCCAGTTTGCAGGATGACAAGCCGTTGATGCGCCGCTACTTTTTGATCTTTAGCGATCTGCTGGCATTGGTGCTCTGCCCTTTGATGTCGGGCTTCATTATTACGGCGCCAGATGTGATTGCGCTGACCTTGGGGCCGAAATGGGATGCTGTTGTGGGTCCGTCACAATGGCTGGCTGCCTATATCGGTATACGCAGTCTGGGAATTCTGATGAACCAGATTCTGACCTCGTTGCACAGGACCGGCTTTTTGATGCGCCTCTCCATTGTCGGTTTTGCCGTCATGCCCGTGGTTTTCTATTTCGCCTCGCCCTATGGAACGTCAGCGGTGGCGGCAGGCTGGGTCTTAACTGCGCCGATCACCTTGTTCCCGATGATTCCTCAGGTACTCCGAGCACTCGATTGCAGCGTGTGGACCTATTTGAGAGTTTTACTCCCGTCCTTTGCCGCAATGTCTGTAATGACGCTGGCAGTATTGGCTGTGCAGATGAAAATTCCGGGCGACTGGCCACCGCTTTGGCGGCTCATCGCGGCAGTGGCTAGCGGTGCTGTTGTTTATGTCAGCGTGATTTTTGCGATCCACCACACTCGAATCTGGCAGTATATTCAGTTCCTGAAGCAATTGCGCTCAAGAAATTCGGCAAGTATAGTGCGGGCTTAG